In one Shewanella loihica PV-4 genomic region, the following are encoded:
- a CDS encoding P-II family nitrogen regulator has product MKLISAIIKPFKLDDVREAIAGLGIEGMTVTEVKGFGRQKGHTELYRGAEYQVDFLPKVKLDIATKAENVDHLIESIVAAAHTGKIGDGKIFVTDLDQVIRIRTGELDNEAL; this is encoded by the coding sequence ATGAAATTAATCAGCGCAATAATCAAGCCATTCAAACTCGATGATGTGCGAGAAGCCATTGCAGGGTTGGGGATTGAGGGGATGACGGTGACCGAGGTGAAGGGGTTCGGACGTCAGAAAGGCCATACAGAGCTCTATCGTGGCGCCGAATACCAGGTGGATTTTCTGCCTAAGGTTAAACTGGATATCGCTACTAAGGCTGAAAACGTCGATCACCTTATCGAGTCCATCGTCGCGGCGGCGCATACGGGCAAGATAGGCGACGGCAAGATTTTCGTGACGGATCTCGATCAGGTGATCCGTATCCGTACCGGCGAACTCGATAACGAAGCACTTTAA
- a CDS encoding response regulator produces the protein MGKPYSVLVVDDHPLLRRGICQLITSDSDFTLFGEAGSGLDALSAIAENEPDIVLLDLNMKGMTGLDTLNALRQEGVTSRIVILTVSDAKQDVIRLVRAGADGYLLKDTEPDLLLEKLKNAMQGHRVISESVEDFIYELKDGADEQAWIDNLTPRELQILEQLAEGKSNRVISEQLHISEGTVKVHVKNLLRKANAKSRTEMAVRYLNQ, from the coding sequence ATGGGCAAACCATATTCAGTTTTGGTCGTAGACGATCATCCCCTGCTACGTCGCGGGATCTGTCAACTTATCACCTCTGACTCAGACTTCACCCTGTTTGGTGAAGCAGGCAGCGGCCTAGATGCCCTGTCGGCAATTGCCGAAAACGAACCAGATATCGTGCTACTGGACCTCAACATGAAGGGAATGACAGGGCTTGATACCCTCAATGCCTTACGTCAGGAAGGGGTCACCAGCCGCATCGTGATCCTCACGGTATCCGATGCCAAGCAGGACGTTATCCGCCTGGTCAGGGCCGGCGCCGACGGTTACCTACTGAAAGACACAGAGCCAGATCTGCTGCTGGAGAAGCTGAAGAATGCCATGCAGGGTCACAGAGTGATCTCTGAGTCGGTGGAAGACTTCATCTATGAGCTGAAAGATGGCGCCGACGAGCAGGCCTGGATAGACAACCTGACCCCGAGAGAGCTACAGATCCTCGAGCAACTGGCCGAAGGCAAGAGCAACCGGGTGATCTCAGAGCAGCTGCATATCAGCGAAGGCACGGTCAAGGTGCATGTGAAGAACCTGCTGCGCAAGGCCAACGCCAAGTCACGTACAGAGATGGCGGTACGCTACCTTAACCAGTGA
- a CDS encoding tetratricopeptide repeat protein, translating into MKRLIEYKRAILLLFFIVSGCASGPGKETLANIDQYFADDEFAAVAVQVTPDKLFALPTQVTIDLRQDYKRSRMARDYIAANLWLANYINADKGGFKYQDNLTKIPADTFNARAGNCLSLVLLSASLADALGVDVEFQEVEVPPVWDKAGDFYLVNGHINLRLIPRETSDTFLADKNALQIDFLPERTMRGYAKRRIDRTTVMAMFYNNVAAESLVEGRYDQAYAYLKQSLMLKADFIPALNTLAILYRYKGLDDRAESLYKLALSRDSEDMNALFNYGVLLASQDRLEEWAKVHKTLELVRIRNPYYYYDMAQQAYSEHEYQTALTWYKRAVEKADYRHEFYFGLSRAYWATGDERRAKLNMQKALSLSVDEYNQRRYQAKLQAMQSHQGIH; encoded by the coding sequence ATGAAAAGGCTAATTGAGTATAAGCGCGCTATCTTGTTGTTATTCTTCATAGTGAGCGGTTGTGCCAGCGGCCCGGGTAAGGAAACCCTCGCTAATATCGATCAGTACTTTGCCGACGATGAATTCGCGGCGGTTGCGGTTCAGGTTACGCCGGATAAGCTATTTGCGCTGCCGACTCAGGTCACGATCGATCTGCGGCAAGATTATAAGCGCAGCCGAATGGCGCGAGACTATATTGCCGCTAACTTGTGGCTAGCCAACTACATCAACGCCGATAAAGGCGGTTTCAAATACCAAGATAATCTAACAAAGATCCCGGCGGATACCTTTAATGCGCGCGCCGGTAACTGTCTGTCGTTGGTGTTACTCAGTGCCTCGCTTGCCGATGCCTTGGGGGTCGATGTCGAGTTTCAAGAGGTCGAAGTGCCGCCCGTGTGGGACAAGGCCGGTGACTTCTATCTGGTGAATGGTCACATCAATCTGCGCCTAATTCCAAGAGAGACGAGTGATACCTTCCTTGCCGACAAAAATGCGTTGCAGATAGATTTTCTGCCCGAGCGTACCATGCGTGGCTATGCCAAAAGGCGAATCGACAGAACCACCGTCATGGCGATGTTCTATAACAATGTCGCGGCAGAGTCTCTGGTGGAGGGACGTTACGACCAGGCCTATGCCTACCTGAAACAGAGCCTGATGTTAAAGGCCGATTTTATTCCCGCCTTGAATACCCTGGCGATCCTCTATCGTTACAAGGGGCTGGATGATAGGGCGGAAAGCCTCTATAAGCTGGCGCTATCCCGAGACAGTGAGGATATGAACGCCCTGTTTAACTATGGGGTGTTACTCGCCAGTCAAGACAGGCTAGAGGAGTGGGCCAAGGTGCATAAGACCCTTGAGCTGGTTAGGATCCGCAATCCCTATTACTACTATGACATGGCGCAGCAAGCCTACTCGGAGCATGAATATCAGACGGCGCTTACCTGGTATAAACGTGCGGTAGAGAAGGCCGATTATCGCCATGAGTTCTACTTTGGACTCTCCAGGGCCTATTGGGCCACGGGCGATGAGCGCAGGGCTAAGCTGAACATGCAAAAGGCACTGTCGCTGTCGGTGGATGAATATAATCAGCGACGTTATCA
- a CDS encoding ammonium transporter produces MEELVTLGATVSELKFALDTFYFLISGALVMWMAAGFAMLEAGLVRSKNTTEILTKNVCLYSIACIMYLVVGYNIMYVDNAEGGWLPSFASLIGAQASDADHALESDFFFQVVFVATAMSIVSGAVAERMKLWAFLIFSVVMTGVIYPVEGYWTWGGGFLSEAGFVDFAGSGIVHMAGAAAAISGVLLLGARKGKYGPNGQVNPIPGSNLPMATLGMFILWMGWFGFNGGSQLLVSDAENASAVAKIFVNTNSAAAFGAVSALVVCKMVWGKADLTMILNGALAGLVAITADPLSPSLPLAGVIGMVAGGLVVFSIVMFDRVKIDDPVGAISVHGVAGLFGVMLVPLSNADATVLGQLYGASVIFAWVFGVSFAAWYILKITMGIRVSEEEEYNGMDASDCGIDAYPEFVSLKSAS; encoded by the coding sequence ATGGAAGAGTTAGTAACACTAGGTGCGACAGTATCTGAGTTGAAGTTTGCTCTCGACACCTTTTATTTCTTGATCTCAGGCGCGCTGGTGATGTGGATGGCAGCTGGGTTTGCCATGTTGGAAGCGGGTCTGGTGCGCTCCAAGAACACCACAGAGATCTTAACCAAGAACGTCTGTCTCTACTCCATCGCCTGTATCATGTATCTGGTGGTGGGTTACAACATTATGTATGTGGATAACGCCGAGGGTGGCTGGTTGCCATCGTTTGCTAGCCTCATCGGTGCTCAGGCAAGCGATGCCGACCATGCGCTGGAATCGGATTTCTTCTTCCAGGTGGTGTTTGTGGCAACCGCTATGTCTATCGTCTCTGGCGCCGTTGCCGAGCGTATGAAGCTGTGGGCCTTCCTGATCTTCTCTGTGGTAATGACTGGGGTTATCTATCCTGTCGAAGGCTACTGGACCTGGGGCGGCGGTTTCCTCTCTGAGGCTGGGTTTGTCGACTTCGCCGGTAGTGGCATAGTACACATGGCGGGCGCTGCGGCGGCTATCTCGGGCGTCTTGTTACTCGGCGCTCGTAAGGGTAAGTATGGCCCTAACGGTCAGGTGAATCCTATCCCTGGTTCTAACCTGCCGATGGCAACCTTAGGCATGTTCATCTTGTGGATGGGTTGGTTCGGCTTTAACGGTGGCTCTCAGCTTTTGGTGTCTGATGCCGAGAACGCGTCGGCGGTGGCGAAGATCTTCGTTAACACCAACTCTGCAGCCGCCTTCGGCGCCGTCTCTGCCCTGGTGGTCTGTAAGATGGTATGGGGTAAGGCGGACTTGACCATGATCTTAAACGGCGCCTTGGCGGGCCTGGTGGCTATCACCGCAGATCCTTTGTCGCCATCACTGCCTCTGGCCGGAGTTATCGGCATGGTTGCCGGCGGTCTGGTGGTCTTCTCCATCGTGATGTTCGACAGAGTAAAGATTGACGATCCTGTCGGTGCTATTTCGGTGCACGGTGTTGCCGGCCTGTTCGGTGTGATGCTGGTGCCGCTGTCAAATGCCGATGCGACAGTCTTGGGTCAGCTCTATGGCGCCTCGGTCATCTTCGCCTGGGTATTCGGGGTTTCCTTCGCGGCCTGGTATATCCTCAAGATCACCATGGGGATCCGTGTCTCCGAAGAGGAAGAGTATAACGGTATGGATGCATCGGATTGCGGTATCGATGCTTACCCAGAGTTTGTCTCACTCAAGAGCGCCAGTTAA
- the narQ gene encoding nitrate/nitrite two-component system sensor histidine kinase NarQ, protein MKKGSLTSTILRLMLALILLSSGLATFAIANLAYSLGDARAINASGSLRMQSYRLMFYANSGSEGADDKIREFEATLHSDALKRSLDWMTPDDLASQYLLVIQKWQVMKQYIEEENSRLYVSALKDFVDTIDLFVLETEEFAAFKLKLLAASQITGLGLMLLIAFFAVRFTKRKVVTPLNQLMESANTISKGEFDVTMPDSEYIELSSLSNALATSAKELSTLYNNLENQVKEKTFALTRANNELKLLYDNLVMLHSGKLEISTLKQALNQLRAHEPNSFLRLVIAQDDKEKLYIDADGGWPIASRSQTRFPLKFADNELGYLEVTALGEINHPLFENFAIMLARSIVIYNAGEQRQQLALMEERGVIARELHDSLGQLLSFLKIQVNLLSKGLDSQCRSPQVEEQLKEINEGVNTAYVQLRELLSTFRLTIKDPNLNHAIEMMLDQLRGQTTAKITLEDKLPIQLLGAHQHIHVLQLTREATLNAIKHAQADHIHICCTRSGNNVKISISDDGVGLEKLKERDQHFGIGIMHERASRLSGVVDFSSNEQGGTTVTLLFPPEQEPRQ, encoded by the coding sequence ATGAAGAAAGGCAGCCTCACCTCCACCATATTAAGGTTAATGCTGGCCTTAATTTTACTTTCCAGTGGACTCGCCACCTTCGCCATAGCTAATTTGGCTTATAGCCTGGGAGACGCCAGAGCCATCAACGCCTCCGGCTCGCTGCGTATGCAGAGTTACCGTCTGATGTTCTACGCCAACTCTGGCAGCGAGGGAGCCGACGACAAAATTAGAGAGTTTGAGGCCACCCTCCACTCGGATGCACTGAAACGCTCACTCGACTGGATGACCCCAGACGATCTCGCCTCCCAATACCTGTTGGTTATCCAGAAATGGCAGGTGATGAAGCAATATATTGAAGAGGAGAACTCACGCCTCTATGTCTCCGCCCTCAAAGATTTCGTCGACACCATAGATCTCTTCGTGCTGGAAACCGAGGAGTTCGCTGCCTTCAAGCTCAAGCTGCTGGCCGCCAGCCAGATCACCGGCCTGGGGCTCATGTTACTGATCGCCTTCTTCGCCGTACGCTTTACCAAGCGTAAGGTGGTCACCCCCCTCAATCAGTTGATGGAGTCGGCCAACACCATCTCTAAGGGGGAGTTCGATGTCACCATGCCAGATAGCGAATATATTGAGCTCAGCTCGCTCAGCAACGCCCTGGCCACCAGTGCCAAAGAGCTGTCGACCCTCTATAACAACCTGGAAAATCAGGTCAAAGAGAAGACCTTCGCCCTCACCCGCGCCAACAACGAGCTCAAGCTGCTCTACGACAACCTGGTGATGCTGCACTCGGGCAAGCTGGAGATCAGTACCCTGAAACAAGCGCTGAATCAGCTCAGGGCCCACGAACCCAACAGTTTCCTGCGCCTGGTGATCGCCCAAGATGATAAAGAGAAGCTCTACATAGATGCCGACGGCGGCTGGCCCATCGCCTCGCGCAGCCAGACCCGTTTCCCATTGAAATTTGCCGACAACGAACTGGGCTATCTTGAGGTCACTGCCCTGGGTGAAATCAATCACCCCTTGTTCGAGAACTTCGCCATCATGCTGGCCCGCTCCATCGTCATCTATAACGCCGGCGAGCAGCGCCAGCAACTGGCACTGATGGAGGAGCGCGGCGTGATCGCCCGTGAGCTGCACGACTCTCTGGGTCAGCTACTCTCGTTTCTCAAGATCCAGGTCAACCTGCTCTCCAAGGGGCTGGACAGCCAGTGTCGCAGCCCTCAGGTAGAGGAGCAGCTCAAGGAGATCAACGAAGGGGTCAACACCGCCTATGTGCAGCTGCGTGAGCTGCTGTCTACCTTCCGCCTGACCATTAAAGATCCCAACCTCAATCATGCGATCGAGATGATGCTCGACCAGCTCAGGGGACAAACTACGGCCAAGATCACCCTGGAAGATAAGCTGCCTATCCAGCTGCTCGGCGCTCATCAACACATTCATGTGCTGCAGCTCACCCGTGAGGCGACCCTCAACGCCATCAAGCATGCCCAGGCGGATCATATTCATATCTGTTGTACCCGTAGCGGTAACAACGTCAAGATCAGCATCAGCGACGACGGCGTTGGCCTTGAGAAGCTCAAGGAGAGGGATCAACATTTTGGCATAGGAATCATGCATGAACGCGCAAGTCGCCTCTCGGGTGTGGTAGACTTCAGCAGCAATGAACAGGGCGGAACCACAGTCACCTTGCTTTTCCCGCCCGAACAAGAGCCGCGCCAGTAG
- the nrfA gene encoding ammonia-forming nitrite reductase cytochrome c552 subunit: MVRTLTTKTFALSALVAAGLMATGVMASDKTEPRNEVYKDKFSKQYNSWHDTAESKEVVDMLEEVPSLVVLWAGYGFAKDYNAPRGHMYAVTDVRNTLRTGAPKSAEDGPMPMACWSCKSPDVPRVIEEQGEDGYFTGKWYKGGAEIVNTIGCSDCHEKGSSKLRMSRPFAERAMATLGTPFDKASKKDKQSMVCGQCHVEYYFEKTKDRKGFVKFPWDMGTTVEQMEVYYDNMEFKDWTHAVSKTPMLKAQHPGYETWQLGVHGKNNVTCTDCHMPKVKNAEGRKFTDHKVGNPFDRFEETCATCHTQSKEFMVNLTKERKVKVADLKARAESQLVKAHFEAKAAWDAGATEAEMKPILMDIRHAQWRWDYATASHGVAAHAADEALRILGTAVDKAGDARIKLAQLLATKGVKQPIAFPDVSTKAKAQAALGMDMNKLNADKAEFKKTVLPKWDAEAKKREATY; this comes from the coding sequence ATGGTGAGAACATTAACTACAAAAACCTTTGCACTGAGTGCTTTGGTCGCCGCTGGCCTGATGGCTACCGGCGTGATGGCAAGTGACAAGACTGAGCCACGTAACGAAGTCTACAAAGACAAGTTTTCTAAGCAGTACAACAGCTGGCATGACACAGCCGAAAGCAAAGAAGTTGTCGATATGCTTGAAGAAGTTCCTAGCCTGGTTGTGTTGTGGGCAGGTTACGGCTTCGCAAAAGATTATAATGCACCTCGTGGTCATATGTATGCGGTAACCGACGTACGTAACACACTGCGTACCGGTGCACCTAAGTCTGCCGAAGATGGCCCAATGCCAATGGCATGTTGGTCATGTAAGAGCCCAGACGTGCCTCGCGTGATCGAAGAGCAGGGCGAAGATGGCTACTTCACTGGTAAGTGGTACAAAGGTGGCGCAGAAATCGTGAACACTATCGGTTGTTCTGACTGTCACGAGAAAGGCTCTTCTAAACTACGTATGTCTCGTCCATTCGCCGAGCGCGCCATGGCAACACTAGGCACGCCATTTGACAAGGCTTCTAAGAAAGACAAGCAGTCTATGGTGTGTGGTCAGTGTCACGTAGAGTACTACTTCGAGAAGACCAAAGATCGCAAAGGTTTTGTTAAGTTCCCTTGGGATATGGGCACAACTGTTGAGCAGATGGAAGTCTACTACGACAACATGGAGTTCAAAGACTGGACTCACGCCGTATCTAAGACTCCTATGCTGAAAGCACAGCACCCTGGTTATGAAACTTGGCAGCTAGGCGTACACGGTAAGAACAACGTTACTTGTACCGACTGTCATATGCCTAAGGTGAAGAATGCTGAAGGCCGTAAGTTTACCGACCACAAGGTAGGTAACCCATTCGACCGCTTCGAAGAGACTTGTGCGACTTGTCATACTCAAAGCAAGGAGTTCATGGTTAACCTGACGAAAGAGCGCAAAGTTAAGGTTGCTGACCTTAAGGCACGTGCCGAGTCTCAGCTAGTTAAGGCGCACTTCGAAGCTAAAGCGGCTTGGGATGCGGGTGCAACTGAAGCTGAAATGAAGCCAATCTTAATGGATATCCGTCACGCTCAATGGCGCTGGGACTATGCAACTGCCTCTCACGGTGTTGCGGCTCACGCAGCTGACGAAGCGCTACGCATCCTAGGTACTGCGGTAGATAAGGCTGGTGATGCACGCATCAAACTAGCTCAACTGCTAGCAACCAAAGGTGTTAAGCAGCCTATCGCCTTCCCAGATGTTTCTACCAAGGCCAAGGCGCAAGCTGCATTGGGTATGGACATGAACAAGTTGAATGCCGACAAGGCTGAGTTCAAGAAGACTGTACTGCCTAAGTGGGATGCAGAAGCTAAGAAGCGCGAAGCAACTTACTAA
- a CDS encoding hydrolase: MLQPQECVLVIVDVQGKLATLMHQAEELETRLTTLVKAAELFEIPVVWLEQLPEKLGATSPALAELLTPHYQPIPKAHFSGWHAEPFRQALQQYGRPKVLLAGIETHICVYQTCRDLLDNEYEVHLVTDAVSSRTEANKRLGCEMMTQHGALLTNCESLLFELQAEASGDRFRALLKLIK; this comes from the coding sequence ATGTTGCAACCACAGGAATGTGTACTCGTCATCGTCGATGTCCAGGGAAAGCTGGCCACCCTGATGCACCAGGCAGAGGAACTGGAAACCCGGCTCACCACACTGGTAAAGGCGGCTGAGCTGTTTGAGATCCCTGTCGTCTGGCTTGAGCAGCTGCCCGAAAAGCTGGGGGCCACTAGCCCGGCATTGGCCGAGCTGCTGACGCCTCATTATCAGCCTATCCCCAAGGCTCACTTTAGCGGCTGGCACGCCGAGCCCTTCAGACAGGCACTACAGCAGTATGGCAGGCCCAAGGTGTTGCTCGCCGGCATAGAGACCCACATCTGCGTCTATCAGACCTGCCGGGATCTGCTGGACAACGAATATGAGGTGCACTTGGTGACCGACGCCGTCTCCTCGCGAACCGAGGCCAATAAGCGGTTAGGCTGTGAGATGATGACCCAGCACGGCGCCCTGCTGACCAACTGCGAGTCTTTGTTGTTCGAGCTACAGGCAGAGGCCAGTGGCGACAGATTCAGGGCCCTGCTGAAACTGATAAAGTAG